The Mytilus trossulus isolate FHL-02 chromosome 3, PNRI_Mtr1.1.1.hap1, whole genome shotgun sequence genome contains a region encoding:
- the LOC134711057 gene encoding uncharacterized protein LOC134711057, translating into MPDYLKISSGRQELKDTENDDYRTCRLIYAAANGDVPTLQSLHEKKVDMNLRDYDGRTALHLAAANGHVEAVEFLVKEAKVTVSIPDRESRIPMNDNNEDIQKLLTKYKNNAGQKAKLSVKDETLTILMMAASKGYLHTLKDFKYTYFKMDSSDYLKETPLHVAAAKGRLDDVEYLLNERQVSPFARNSFRKMPVDLVNEKVKFWEQKGKQRRKEDFEKVKDVLQKAMDAAADESIEKQEDKTFSKHLDEERIFLFLIRACKGDLKTIRRYLKTDNTLCNKIDYDERSALHMAVAEGHIHLVKYLLEHGADKLMKDRWGRTPSDEAKESGDKNMITLFENAS; encoded by the exons ATGCCTGATTATCTAAAGATTAGCTCTGGACGGCAA GAGTTAAAGGACACAGAGAATGATGATTATAGAACATGTAGATTGATATATGCTGCAGCAAATGGTGATGTTCCCACTTTACAAAG CTTACATGAAAAGAAAGTGGACATGAATTTGAGAGACTACGATGGACGTACTGCCTTGCACCTTGCAGCTGCAAATGGACATGTGGAAGCTGTTGAATTTCTTGTCAAAGAGGCAAAGGTTACCGTATCAATACCAGACAG AGAATCCAGAATACCAATGAATGATAACAATGAAGATATTCAAAagcttttgacaaaatataagaataatGCAGGACAAAAGGCTAAG CTTTCAGTAAAAGATGAAACCTTGACTATTCTAATGATGGCTGCTTCAAAGGGATATTTACATACACTTAAGGATTTCAA GTACACATATTTCAAAATGGACAGCAGTGATTATCTTAAAGAAACTCCACTTCATGTTGCTGCTGCTAAAGGGAGGTTAGATGATGTAGAATATCTCTTAAATGAAAGACAGGTCTCACCATTTGCTCGAAACAG ctTTCGGAAAATGCCAGTTGACTTAGtgaatgaaaaagtaaaattttgggAGCAGAAAGGTAAACAACGTCGCaaagaagattttgaaaaagtaaaagatGTACTACAAAAGGCTATGGATGCAGCCGCGGATGAAAGTATAGAAAAA CAGGAAGACAAAACCTTCAGCAAACATTTAGATGAAGAAAGGATATTTCTATTTCTTATTAGAGCCTGTAAAGGTGACTTAAAGACTATTCGCAg GTATTTAAAGACAGACAATACACTCTGTAATAAGATTGACTATGATGAAAGATCAGCTTTACATATGGCAGTAGCAGAGGGGCATATTCACTTAGTTAAATATCTATTGGAGCATGGAGCTGATAAGCTTATGAAAGATAG aTGGGGACGTACACCTTCTGATGAAGCAAAGGAAAGTGGagataaaaatatgataacacTGTTTGAAAAtgcttcttag